The nucleotide sequence CCACCCTGTTGCGCGGACAACCCGTCTACGTAGACCCATCACCGGCCAATCCCTTAAAAGGAATCGGTGCAGGACCTTTCCCAGACAAACCCTTCGGCCAGTTTATCCCGGGCAAGCCTTCCTGATGCCCATTCCATCACCCGCGGTCGAAGGGAGCCGGTTCCATCCCCATGCCAAGCACCGATTTCACCGGCTCAGGATCTTCGGCCGCGCCATGTTCCGACCCCTCCGGCCAATTTGTAAACCGCTCCAGCTCATTGTACGCCGGAATGCCATGGAAGGCCAGGTCCAACCCCTGCTCCTCCAAGTCCGGCGCCACACGAAGTCCCATAATTTTATCGAGAAGAGCGCCAATTCCGAACATGGCCGCAAACCCCCACACCGCCGCCACCGCAGCGCCTAACCCTTGCACGAGCAGCAGATGGGCATCGCCGGTGGTCAAGATCCCTTGGCGCACATCGAACAACCCCACCGCCACCGTACCCCAGAGACCGCCGAATCCGTGAACCGCCACCGCCCCCACCGGATCATCCACCTTCATCCGATCCACCCATCCCGTCGCCCAAACCACCAAGGCCCCGGCCACCGCGCCAATCACCACCGACGCACCCGTCCCCACAAAGGCACAACCCGCCGTGATCGCCACCAGTCCCGCCAGGGAACCATTGATCGCCATGCTCGGATCGGAAACCTTAAAACGCGCCATGCTCACGAGGATCGCCGCCGCCCCGCCGGCCGACGCCGCTAGAAAGGTGTGAAGAGCAATCATGGGAAGCCGCACGTCCAGGGCGTTCAATGTACTGCCCGCGTTAAACCCGAACCAGCCAAACCACAGAATAAACGCCCCCGCCGAAGCCAGGGGAATGTTACTTGGAGCAAAGACGTTGACCTCTCCATCTGAACCAAATCGCTGGCGCCTGGGCCCGAGCACCGCGGCCAGGGCCAGGGCGGAAAATCCCCCCATGGCGTGAATCGCCGCCGATCCGGCAAAATCCTCCATCCCGAGTCGAGACAACCACCCCCCCGAAGACCAGATCCAGTGACCGGACAACGGATAGATTAGACCGCAGACCAACATGGTCACCACGATATACGCCGAAAATTTCATCCGCTCGGCGACGGCCCCGGACACGATCGACGCCACCGCCATGGCGAAAGCGATCTGAAATAATGCATAAGCGGCATTCGGAACTCCCTCGGGCCCCGTCACCCCAGAGGGCAGCGCCCACCCGAACCAACCAAAGTGGTCCGCACCAAACATAAGTCCGAGTCCCACGGCATAATAGGCCAAAGCCCCAAAGGTCAGATCCACAAAAATTTTCATCGTCACGTTTACGGCGTTTTTGGTCCGCACCAAACCCGCCTCCAAAAGGCTGAACCCGCCCTCCATGAACACGATCATCGCCGCCGCCAGCACGACCCACACAGTATTCAACCCTTCCGGTAAC is from Kyrpidia tusciae DSM 2912 and encodes:
- a CDS encoding ammonium transporter, whose protein sequence is MTLPEGLNTVWVVLAAAMIVFMEGGFSLLEAGLVRTKNAVNVTMKIFVDLTFGALAYYAVGLGLMFGADHFGWFGWALPSGVTGPEGVPNAAYALFQIAFAMAVASIVSGAVAERMKFSAYIVVTMLVCGLIYPLSGHWIWSSGGWLSRLGMEDFAGSAAIHAMGGFSALALAAVLGPRRQRFGSDGEVNVFAPSNIPLASAGAFILWFGWFGFNAGSTLNALDVRLPMIALHTFLAASAGGAAAILVSMARFKVSDPSMAINGSLAGLVAITAGCAFVGTGASVVIGAVAGALVVWATGWVDRMKVDDPVGAVAVHGFGGLWGTVAVGLFDVRQGILTTGDAHLLLVQGLGAAVAAVWGFAAMFGIGALLDKIMGLRVAPDLEEQGLDLAFHGIPAYNELERFTNWPEGSEHGAAEDPEPVKSVLGMGMEPAPFDRG